From the genome of Lentilactobacillus buchneri, one region includes:
- a CDS encoding MFS transporter has product MELTEKSRRWFIATLLLGTFTMSISQSSLSTAYPTFMRYFDLPASTIAWLTTGFMLIMSVVMPLSPWLMKNFRFKPLYLSLLVNFVVGTLIIIWAPNFLVMMVGRLMEGFSVGVLFPSYQSIILEITPTDHRGSVMGTVGLVMGSALAVGPIISGVLLQFFPWEAIFAFFLIILTVVFLLALKTVISPLKIESTQFDFASVFMSLGIIGLLYFINEISHMTVTSYWNWGILLVSLVLLVLFVRRQLRMPQPLLRLDILSITNFDLGVLLTSLSYMSLITVTIIMPLYYQQILGLTPLWSGLALVPAAAILSWLNRRSGRLADRIGFKPVIMIGFGLFIVGWAGLLLLSGLKNIWIAILCSIVIESGNAFAMMPATTLGANSLTNDLIPHGSSIIATIRQILGSTAIVIATVVLGDRNFNGVFLTFLILEIIAIFLVLKIKDTQQQAGKA; this is encoded by the coding sequence TTGGAGTTAACAGAAAAAAGCCGCAGGTGGTTCATTGCCACATTACTGTTGGGAACATTTACGATGTCAATCAGTCAGTCGTCACTATCGACTGCCTATCCGACATTTATGAGGTATTTTGATCTGCCGGCCAGCACGATTGCTTGGCTGACGACGGGGTTTATGCTGATTATGTCAGTGGTTATGCCATTATCACCATGGCTGATGAAGAACTTTCGATTTAAGCCATTATATCTTTCATTATTGGTAAACTTCGTCGTTGGAACCTTGATTATTATCTGGGCACCGAATTTCCTGGTGATGATGGTGGGTCGATTAATGGAAGGATTCAGTGTTGGGGTCTTATTTCCATCTTATCAATCGATCATACTTGAAATCACACCAACCGATCATCGTGGCAGTGTGATGGGCACTGTGGGGTTGGTCATGGGATCCGCACTGGCTGTTGGACCCATCATCTCGGGGGTCTTATTGCAATTTTTCCCGTGGGAAGCCATCTTTGCGTTCTTCTTGATTATTCTGACGGTGGTCTTTTTGTTGGCACTCAAGACCGTCATTAGTCCGTTGAAAATTGAATCAACTCAGTTTGATTTTGCTTCAGTCTTCATGTCGCTGGGAATTATTGGCTTATTGTACTTTATCAACGAAATTTCTCATATGACTGTCACTAGCTACTGGAACTGGGGGATTTTATTGGTTTCCTTGGTTCTGCTGGTCTTATTTGTTCGCCGACAATTGCGCATGCCACAGCCATTATTGCGACTGGATATTTTGTCGATCACTAACTTTGATTTGGGAGTTTTATTAACTTCATTGTCCTATATGTCCTTGATCACGGTCACCATTATCATGCCGCTATACTACCAGCAGATACTGGGATTGACGCCGTTATGGTCAGGCCTGGCACTGGTTCCTGCCGCAGCTATCTTGTCTTGGTTAAATCGACGGAGTGGCCGGCTAGCGGATCGCATTGGGTTTAAGCCAGTCATTATGATTGGTTTTGGATTATTCATCGTTGGCTGGGCAGGTTTATTGTTGCTATCAGGGTTGAAAAATATTTGGATTGCCATTCTATGTTCAATTGTAATTGAATCTGGGAATGCCTTTGCCATGATGCCGGCCACCACGCTGGGAGCCAATTCTTTAACCAACGATTTGATTCCCCACGGCTCTTCGATTATTGCGACGATTAGGCAAATTTTGGGGTCGACCGCGATTGTCATTGCGACAGTTGTATTAGGAGACCGGAATTTCAACGGCGTGTTCCTCACCTTTCTCATTCTGGAAATCATTGCCATTTTCTTGGTCCTCAAAATTAAGGATACGCAACAGCAGGCGGGCAAAGCTTAA
- a CDS encoding NAD-dependent succinate-semialdehyde dehydrogenase: MAYRTVNPYNNEVVKEYPFATEDELQSALATGHDLYETMKKQDISERAKILHNVASKLREHSDELARACTIDMGKLIGESKGEVELVAIIADWFADHGEDLLKPEKIDTIATGDAEIQHHATGVVMMVEPWNFPYYQIMRVFAPNFMVGNPMILKHAANTPTSAKMFADVVAEAGAPKGSLTNLFLSYDQVTEAIDDPRVQGVALTGSERGGTAVAGAAGKALKKNTMELGGMDPFVVLGDANMDDVNDIAWRARIYNTGQVCTSSKRFIVMDNVYDEFVENLKKKFAGLKPGDPMDPKTTLAPMNTEKSKNKLQKQLDDAIAAGAKVVYGNEPIDLPGQFFMPTILTDIDKDNPAYSEEMFGPIAAVYKVHSEQEAIDLANDNPYGLGGIVFAGDADHGAEVASQIETGMVFVNNFMSTLPELPFGGVKLSGYGREMSHIGQMAFVNEQLIVKTDKPNMGNLAGGLVALDPQE, encoded by the coding sequence ATGGCATATCGGACTGTAAACCCTTACAACAATGAAGTTGTGAAGGAGTACCCATTTGCGACTGAGGACGAATTACAATCAGCCTTGGCAACGGGTCATGATTTATACGAAACGATGAAGAAGCAAGATATTTCTGAGCGAGCCAAAATTCTGCATAACGTTGCTTCCAAGCTGCGTGAGCACTCAGATGAATTAGCTCGTGCATGTACGATTGACATGGGTAAATTAATCGGTGAATCAAAGGGTGAAGTTGAACTGGTTGCGATCATTGCTGACTGGTTCGCAGATCATGGTGAGGACTTACTGAAGCCTGAAAAGATCGATACCATTGCAACCGGTGATGCTGAAATTCAACATCACGCAACCGGAGTTGTTATGATGGTTGAGCCTTGGAACTTCCCTTACTACCAAATCATGCGTGTGTTTGCACCTAACTTTATGGTTGGAAATCCAATGATCTTAAAGCACGCTGCCAACACGCCAACATCAGCTAAAATGTTTGCTGACGTTGTCGCCGAAGCCGGTGCGCCTAAAGGTTCGTTGACTAACTTGTTCCTTTCATACGACCAAGTGACTGAAGCAATTGATGACCCTCGTGTTCAAGGGGTTGCCTTAACTGGTTCTGAGCGTGGTGGTACAGCTGTTGCCGGCGCCGCTGGTAAAGCGCTTAAGAAGAACACCATGGAGCTTGGTGGAATGGATCCATTTGTTGTTTTAGGTGATGCCAACATGGATGATGTCAATGACATTGCATGGCGTGCCCGAATTTACAACACTGGTCAAGTATGTACTTCATCCAAGCGATTCATCGTGATGGACAATGTTTACGATGAATTTGTGGAGAATTTGAAGAAGAAGTTTGCTGGTTTGAAGCCTGGCGATCCAATGGATCCTAAGACGACCTTAGCACCAATGAACACCGAAAAATCAAAGAACAAGTTACAGAAACAATTGGACGATGCTATCGCAGCTGGTGCCAAAGTTGTTTATGGTAATGAACCAATTGACTTACCTGGTCAATTCTTTATGCCAACGATCTTAACGGATATTGACAAAGATAACCCAGCATACAGTGAAGAAATGTTTGGTCCAATCGCTGCTGTTTACAAGGTTCACAGTGAGCAGGAAGCAATCGACTTGGCCAACGACAACCCTTACGGACTTGGTGGCATTGTCTTTGCCGGCGATGCTGATCACGGTGCAGAAGTTGCCTCACAAATCGAAACTGGAATGGTCTTTGTTAACAACTTCATGTCCACCTTACCTGAATTGCCATTTGGTGGGGTTAAACTTTCAGGTTACGGCCGTGAAATGAGCCACATTGGTCAGATGGCCTTTGTTAACGAGCAGTTGATCGTCAAGACTGACAAGCCTAACATGGGTAACCTTGCCGGTGGCTTGGTTGCACTTGATCCTCAAGAATAA
- a CDS encoding diacylglycerol/lipid kinase family protein: protein MKKYLIIYNGSAGKSDNEAIAKKAQSLLESNGKSVTLSQTKSRDDAVKQAQKSPENYDCLITIGGDGSINTACEGFLKAGQSIPLGIIPGGTINNFARALHIPLNTDQAINNLLDGSPAEVDLGAVGKTPMVSSLTLGRLADIARNVKDDEKKRFGKMIYLVKGFKELFTNRSYKLKITANDRSEVLRAQILLITTTNSVGGFIAFNPDASYDDDYLHVFLLKSFTPMKLLTYLSYFITGNLKNAQGVRYFKTTTVKIDNLSKRDIQARIDGDPAMSLPITVTTKSDFLQVIVPRASHEES from the coding sequence ATGAAAAAATATTTAATTATTTATAATGGCAGTGCCGGTAAAAGCGACAACGAAGCGATTGCCAAAAAGGCTCAATCCTTATTGGAAAGCAATGGCAAGTCGGTGACCCTTAGTCAAACCAAGTCACGTGATGATGCGGTCAAACAGGCCCAAAAATCACCCGAAAACTATGACTGCCTGATTACGATTGGCGGTGATGGATCGATCAATACCGCCTGTGAGGGCTTCTTGAAGGCTGGCCAATCAATTCCGCTGGGAATCATTCCTGGCGGCACGATCAATAATTTTGCCAGAGCCCTTCACATCCCTCTGAACACCGATCAAGCCATTAACAATCTGTTGGATGGCTCACCAGCAGAGGTCGACCTCGGGGCTGTGGGGAAAACACCAATGGTCAGCAGCCTCACCCTGGGAAGATTGGCAGATATCGCTCGAAACGTCAAGGACGACGAAAAGAAGCGCTTTGGCAAAATGATTTATTTGGTCAAAGGCTTCAAGGAGCTGTTCACCAATCGTTCTTACAAATTAAAAATCACAGCCAATGATCGCTCCGAAGTCTTGCGAGCCCAGATTCTACTGATCACGACGACCAATTCGGTTGGTGGTTTCATCGCCTTTAATCCGGATGCGTCCTACGACGATGATTATCTCCATGTCTTCTTGCTGAAGAGCTTCACTCCCATGAAACTACTCACCTACTTGAGTTATTTCATCACCGGCAATCTCAAAAATGCCCAGGGGGTTCGCTATTTTAAAACCACAACCGTTAAAATAGATAACCTGTCAAAACGCGACATTCAGGCCAGAATCGATGGGGATCCAGCGATGTCTCTGCCAATTACCGTCACAACCAAGAGTGACTTTTTACAGGTAATTGTGCCAAGAGCATCGCACGAAGAATCTTGA
- a CDS encoding 8-oxo-dGTP diphosphatase, with translation MTYSRTESIELVNMCMIYNPATQEVLVEDKTDVAWKFGHTFPGGHVEKGESLYDGMVREVFEETGLTVSQLESCGTVEWFNESPAYRRLGFLFRTSHFSGTLKQSEEGKNYWLPLKDLNEANTAESFMKFLQIFTDPHIVDATSPVMNGSLTIIPKDDHSPKA, from the coding sequence ATGACCTATTCCAGAACCGAATCAATTGAATTGGTAAATATGTGCATGATTTACAATCCAGCCACTCAAGAAGTCTTGGTGGAAGATAAAACCGACGTCGCCTGGAAATTTGGCCACACTTTTCCCGGCGGCCACGTTGAAAAAGGTGAGAGTCTTTACGACGGCATGGTTCGAGAAGTATTTGAGGAAACCGGCCTGACGGTCAGTCAGCTCGAATCCTGTGGAACTGTTGAATGGTTCAACGAAAGCCCTGCCTACCGCCGGCTCGGATTTCTCTTCCGCACCAGTCATTTCTCAGGCACCCTCAAGCAGTCTGAGGAAGGCAAAAATTATTGGCTGCCGTTAAAGGACCTCAACGAAGCTAATACAGCTGAAAGTTTTATGAAATTCCTGCAGATCTTCACCGACCCCCACATCGTTGATGCAACGTCGCCGGTCATGAACGGATCGTTAACCATAATCCCCAAAGACGACCATTCCCCAAAAGCGTAA
- a CDS encoding winged helix-turn-helix transcriptional regulator, producing MTDVIRKDVKDRLKNGDYNCSKELTLSMFSGKWKLVILFHLGTDGAYRFNELMRLLPKVTHKVLTNQLREMAEDGLITRHVNSGSQTKVTYEITELGQSLMPIANQMYEWGENRIKALKVTPQFSVNEEVEREAAK from the coding sequence ATGACTGATGTCATCAGAAAAGATGTCAAAGACCGTCTGAAAAACGGTGACTACAACTGTTCCAAGGAGCTCACTTTATCGATGTTCAGCGGCAAATGGAAATTGGTCATCTTATTTCACTTGGGAACTGACGGCGCCTACCGCTTTAACGAATTAATGCGGCTGTTACCCAAAGTCACCCACAAAGTGCTCACCAATCAGCTGCGGGAAATGGCTGAAGACGGCCTCATTACCCGGCATGTCAACTCGGGATCTCAAACAAAGGTAACCTATGAAATCACCGAGCTCGGTCAATCACTGATGCCCATTGCCAATCAGATGTATGAATGGGGCGAGAATCGGATCAAAGCCCTTAAAGTGACTCCACAATTCAGTGTCAACGAAGAAGTTGAGCGGGAGGCAGCCAAATGA
- a CDS encoding type 1 glutamine amidotransferase domain-containing protein yields the protein MSKVAVIVTNDVEDIEYTSPVEALKNAGHEVVTIENEAGNQIVGKHGTKLTADKGIGDVKPDEFDGLLIPGGFSPDQLRADDRFVNFVKAFLMDDKPTFAICHGPQLFIQTGLTAGRTMTAYLTVRPDLYYAGARVKDQPVVVDRNLVTSRTPDDLDDFNGAMLAILKK from the coding sequence ATGAGTAAAGTAGCTGTCATCGTGACCAACGATGTTGAAGATATTGAATACACATCACCGGTTGAAGCACTCAAGAATGCCGGCCATGAGGTGGTAACCATTGAAAATGAAGCTGGCAATCAAATCGTCGGCAAACACGGCACTAAGTTGACTGCCGATAAGGGAATCGGGGACGTGAAGCCGGATGAGTTTGACGGCTTATTGATCCCTGGCGGCTTTTCACCAGATCAACTGAGAGCTGATGATCGATTTGTTAATTTCGTCAAAGCCTTTTTGATGGACGACAAACCAACTTTTGCGATTTGCCACGGTCCGCAACTGTTCATCCAAACCGGCTTGACGGCTGGTCGGACAATGACCGCCTACCTGACTGTTCGACCGGATTTGTATTATGCCGGCGCCCGTGTGAAAGATCAGCCGGTGGTGGTTGACCGTAATTTGGTTACCAGCCGCACTCCTGATGATTTAGACGATTTTAATGGTGCTATGCTGGCTATTTTGAAGAAGTAA
- a CDS encoding ammonium transporter — translation MNAANTSFMILSSILVLFMTPGLAFFYGGLVSKRNVVNTMLSVFIMTGVAIVLWIVIGYSLSFSGDIGGVIGTVKNFFMNGVDLTSLTATKIPTGIFSVFEMMFAIITPALFVGAVVGRIKFNFLLVFLILWSIIIYYPMVHLVWSPHGILYGLGVLDFAGGTVVHINAGVTAFVLSAFLGKRVKFGDIPHTHYNLPWVLLGATILWIGWYGFNAGSALGVDNIAAQATITTTMSTGTAMVTWMILDMVISGKPTLVGVCTGTLCGLVGITPACGFVTIAGSFWIGMFSTFASYFFVNYLKDRIGVDDALDAFGCHGVSGIVGSIATGLFATKSVNPIVAHNGAFYGGGWHQITVQIVATLATIIFVTIAASVIIKLLSLVMPMRVDRKEEKLGLDKGEHGEEVDYTVDMSDNLDAYRSDLNLYSKEFRGQLGGLDPNKDPHLH, via the coding sequence ATGAATGCTGCAAATACTTCGTTCATGATTTTATCCAGTATTTTGGTCTTATTCATGACTCCCGGATTGGCGTTTTTCTATGGGGGCCTGGTTTCAAAACGAAACGTGGTTAACACGATGCTGTCGGTTTTCATTATGACCGGTGTTGCCATTGTTCTTTGGATCGTGATTGGTTACTCGTTATCATTTTCCGGAGACATTGGCGGAGTCATTGGAACCGTGAAGAACTTTTTCATGAATGGCGTTGATCTGACTTCATTGACGGCAACCAAGATTCCGACTGGGATTTTTTCAGTATTTGAAATGATGTTTGCTATTATTACCCCTGCCTTATTCGTAGGTGCCGTTGTTGGCCGGATCAAATTCAACTTTTTGTTGGTTTTCTTGATTCTTTGGTCGATTATCATTTACTACCCAATGGTCCATTTGGTTTGGAGCCCACACGGTATCCTTTATGGATTAGGCGTATTGGACTTTGCCGGCGGAACCGTTGTCCATATTAATGCCGGTGTCACTGCCTTTGTCCTTTCCGCTTTCTTAGGGAAACGGGTTAAATTCGGCGACATCCCTCACACCCACTACAATTTACCATGGGTATTGCTTGGTGCCACCATCTTGTGGATTGGCTGGTACGGATTTAATGCCGGTTCAGCACTCGGTGTTGACAACATTGCGGCTCAGGCAACCATTACGACGACCATGTCAACCGGTACTGCAATGGTTACCTGGATGATCTTGGATATGGTTATCAGCGGTAAGCCAACCCTGGTTGGTGTTTGTACCGGAACGCTTTGTGGACTAGTTGGTATCACCCCTGCCTGTGGCTTTGTAACAATCGCCGGATCATTTTGGATTGGCATGTTCTCAACTTTCGCCAGCTACTTCTTCGTTAACTATTTGAAAGATCGAATTGGTGTTGACGATGCTTTGGATGCCTTTGGCTGCCATGGTGTCAGCGGGATCGTCGGCAGTATTGCCACCGGTTTATTCGCTACCAAGAGCGTCAACCCGATTGTTGCCCACAATGGCGCCTTTTATGGCGGCGGTTGGCATCAAATTACCGTCCAGATCGTCGCAACTTTGGCAACGATTATCTTTGTTACCATCGCGGCTTCAGTGATTATCAAATTACTGAGTTTAGTGATGCCAATGCGAGTTGACCGTAAAGAAGAAAAGCTTGGTTTGGATAAAGGTGAGCACGGTGAAGAAGTTGATTATACCGTTGACATGAGCGACAACCTTGACGCCTACCGTTCAGATTTGAACCTGTATTCCAAGGAATTCAGAGGCCAGTTAGGTGGACTGGATCCTAATAAGGACCCTCATTTGCATTGA
- a CDS encoding NAD(P)H-binding protein, with protein MKIIVIGATGRVGSNVVAKLAKNSADEIYAGARKPEKVPTSENVTPFKLDLNDGMDEIKEALPEADAIIFTAGSGGRDLLKIDLHGAVKVMQAAEEKEISRFVMLSSKGSLSPDEFADSPLENYLIAKYYADEWLIHNTNLDYTILQPTALVEKTGSGKVTLGAYSTNENSIDNVADVLIGLVENHAGIKEVIEMSTGNEPIPEAINELN; from the coding sequence ATGAAAATTATCGTGATTGGTGCAACTGGCCGGGTTGGTTCAAACGTTGTCGCCAAACTCGCCAAAAATTCTGCAGACGAAATCTATGCCGGTGCCCGCAAGCCGGAAAAAGTGCCAACGTCTGAGAACGTGACGCCGTTTAAATTGGATCTCAATGACGGGATGGATGAGATTAAAGAGGCCTTACCAGAAGCCGATGCAATTATCTTCACTGCCGGATCGGGTGGTCGAGACCTGCTTAAAATTGACTTACATGGTGCCGTCAAAGTCATGCAGGCAGCCGAAGAAAAAGAAATCAGCCGTTTTGTCATGCTGAGTTCCAAGGGATCATTGTCACCAGACGAATTCGCCGACTCTCCGCTTGAGAATTACTTGATCGCCAAATACTATGCTGACGAATGGTTGATTCACAACACCAATCTGGACTATACAATCCTCCAGCCAACCGCGTTGGTTGAAAAAACCGGGTCAGGCAAAGTGACTTTGGGAGCCTATAGCACCAATGAAAATAGCATCGATAATGTCGCCGACGTATTAATTGGTTTAGTCGAAAACCATGCCGGCATCAAAGAAGTCATTGAGATGAGTACCGGGAATGAACCGATTCCTGAAGCCATTAATGAGTTAAATTAA
- a CDS encoding heavy metal translocating P-type ATPase, translating to MKFQRYINQHTNQITLITAVLIGVGLLGKVVDSDMVYTVSFIAASIISAVPIVLRAVSALRFKTISIELLVSIAVIGAFIIGEYNESAIVTFLFLFGTFLEDKTLAKTRHSIKDLTEMAPTTAMVVDDDGNTEETDVDFVDVDDVVLVKAGGQIPVDGEIVDGSGHINEASITGESKLVTKGTGNQVFSGTILDNGTLKVRATKVGDDTTFGKIVELVEDAQDTKSPAEKFIDKFATYYTPAVLIIALIVGLVTKDFRLAITVLVLGCPGALVIGAPVSNVAGIGNGAKNGVLIKGGEVMNTFANVDTLVFDKTGTLTEGKTAVTQFKDYSKDQLALQIAAAVEKQSDHPLAQAVVKFSADHHIPFDDVQVADADTVKGRGVKATANGKNVLIGNLRMMNDENVDLTSEQRLDLENIQGEGSSTVIVAFDGQIQAILGISDVIRQGVKQSLATLKSLGIKKTVMLTGDNLQTANAVAEQIGIDEVHAELLPEQKVEYVKQFQQEGHKVAFVGDGINDSPSLVTADIGIAMGSGTDVAVETSDVVLMSSGFDELIHAYGLSKKTVINTKENIFIAIATVAALLIGLILGFIYMASGMFVHEASILVVIFNAMRLINYQPKAAKLDPDQLSVGEYDLSLKQ from the coding sequence ATGAAATTCCAAAGATATATTAATCAACATACAAATCAAATTACACTGATAACGGCAGTATTAATTGGCGTAGGCCTCTTGGGGAAAGTTGTTGACAGCGATATGGTCTACACGGTTTCATTTATCGCCGCTTCAATTATCTCGGCTGTGCCGATCGTTCTTCGGGCAGTTTCCGCACTCCGATTTAAAACGATCAGCATCGAATTACTTGTCAGTATTGCTGTGATTGGCGCTTTCATCATTGGCGAGTACAATGAATCAGCAATCGTCACTTTCTTGTTCTTATTTGGGACGTTTTTGGAAGACAAAACGTTGGCCAAAACCCGCCACTCAATTAAAGATTTGACGGAAATGGCACCGACTACGGCAATGGTTGTAGACGATGACGGCAACACTGAGGAGACTGATGTTGACTTTGTCGACGTTGACGACGTCGTCTTGGTCAAAGCCGGCGGTCAGATTCCAGTTGACGGTGAAATTGTGGATGGATCCGGTCACATCAACGAAGCCAGTATTACCGGCGAATCAAAATTAGTCACTAAGGGCACTGGCAATCAGGTATTCTCTGGCACCATCTTAGACAACGGAACACTTAAAGTTCGGGCAACCAAGGTTGGCGACGACACCACGTTTGGCAAAATTGTTGAACTGGTTGAGGATGCTCAAGACACCAAGTCTCCAGCGGAAAAGTTTATTGACAAATTTGCGACTTATTACACTCCGGCAGTTTTGATCATTGCACTGATTGTGGGCTTGGTTACCAAAGATTTCCGATTAGCGATTACCGTTTTGGTCTTGGGATGCCCTGGGGCCTTGGTTATCGGCGCCCCGGTTTCAAACGTGGCTGGAATTGGTAATGGTGCGAAAAACGGTGTTTTGATCAAGGGCGGTGAAGTGATGAACACCTTTGCCAATGTCGACACGTTGGTATTCGATAAGACCGGGACCCTGACTGAAGGGAAAACGGCGGTTACTCAGTTCAAAGACTACTCAAAAGACCAGTTGGCCTTGCAAATTGCTGCAGCCGTTGAAAAGCAGTCGGATCATCCGTTGGCACAAGCGGTTGTTAAATTCTCAGCTGATCATCATATTCCGTTTGATGACGTTCAAGTTGCCGATGCTGACACAGTCAAAGGCCGTGGCGTTAAGGCAACTGCCAACGGTAAGAATGTTTTAATTGGTAACTTGAGAATGATGAACGATGAAAACGTTGATTTGACGTCTGAGCAACGTCTAGACTTGGAAAACATCCAAGGCGAAGGCAGCTCAACGGTTATCGTTGCCTTCGACGGGCAAATTCAAGCCATTCTTGGGATCTCGGATGTGATTCGTCAAGGCGTTAAGCAAAGCCTGGCAACCCTCAAGTCACTCGGCATCAAGAAGACGGTTATGCTGACCGGTGATAACCTGCAGACCGCCAATGCCGTTGCAGAACAAATCGGCATCGACGAAGTGCACGCAGAACTTTTGCCGGAACAAAAAGTCGAATACGTTAAACAATTCCAGCAGGAAGGCCACAAGGTTGCCTTTGTCGGCGACGGCATCAACGACAGTCCGTCATTGGTAACCGCTGACATCGGAATTGCCATGGGAAGTGGAACCGACGTGGCAGTTGAAACCTCTGATGTCGTCTTGATGTCATCAGGATTCGATGAATTGATCCATGCATATGGACTTTCCAAAAAAACGGTCATCAACACCAAGGAGAACATTTTTATTGCCATTGCGACGGTTGCCGCCCTACTGATTGGCTTGATTCTCGGCTTTATTTACATGGCCAGCGGAATGTTTGTCCATGAAGCCAGTATCCTGGTTGTCATCTTCAACGCAATGCGATTAATTAATTATCAACCAAAAGCCGCCAAACTTGATCCAGATCAATTATCAGTTGGCGAATATGATTTATCATTAAAACAGTAA
- a CDS encoding heavy-metal-associated domain-containing protein: MSKAILQLDALSCPSCMQKIKGALEKQDGVENVKVLFNAAKVKTDFDGDKISADKLSDTVTDLGYEVQSMKVK, from the coding sequence ATGAGTAAAGCAATTTTACAATTAGACGCGCTGTCATGCCCGTCATGCATGCAGAAAATCAAGGGCGCACTTGAAAAGCAGGATGGTGTGGAAAACGTCAAAGTGTTGTTCAATGCAGCCAAAGTCAAAACTGATTTTGACGGCGATAAAATTTCCGCAGACAAACTGTCAGACACGGTAACTGATTTAGGCTATGAAGTTCAATCAATGAAAGTGAAATAG
- a CDS encoding ferritin-like domain-containing protein — MTTATPEKLFEAEVKQADIDHHTPTAGAMTGHIVANLEVLSNKLQMAKWYVKGMSAQQLKVLFGDLLKQAYDQKDALGTVLIDEALITPSTQKEFTEYTMLEENGQNKYESAEWLVNDFVHDYDTENMFVTRAIKLAEKEDRPVLAQHLVGVLRDNNHNIATLQALLGKTPREGLDEEDDED, encoded by the coding sequence ATGACAACAGCAACCCCAGAAAAATTATTTGAAGCAGAAGTTAAGCAAGCAGATATCGACCACCATACCCCAACGGCTGGTGCGATGACTGGCCACATTGTTGCCAATTTGGAAGTTTTATCCAACAAACTCCAGATGGCAAAATGGTATGTGAAGGGAATGTCGGCCCAACAGCTGAAAGTCCTATTCGGCGACTTACTTAAGCAGGCGTATGACCAAAAGGATGCCTTGGGCACGGTCTTAATCGATGAAGCGTTAATCACGCCAAGTACCCAAAAGGAATTCACGGAGTACACCATGCTGGAAGAAAATGGCCAGAATAAATATGAATCTGCAGAGTGGCTGGTCAACGACTTCGTCCATGACTATGACACTGAGAACATGTTTGTCACCCGGGCAATTAAGTTGGCTGAAAAAGAAGACCGTCCAGTCTTGGCACAACATTTGGTTGGCGTACTGCGGGATAACAACCACAACATCGCTACCTTGCAGGCCTTACTTGGGAAGACACCGCGAGAGGGCTTGGACGAGGAAGACGACGAAGATTAA
- the purE gene encoding 5-(carboxyamino)imidazole ribonucleotide mutase: MANVVGVAMGSISDWPTMKLACEQLESLGIPYEKHVISAHRMPDELQEFGKTARDKGMKVIIAGAGGAAHLPGMIAANTTLPVIGVPMKTRTLNGVDSLLSIVQMPFGAPVATVSIGEAGAKNAALLAAQILGTTDSAIAKKLADLKETQRVEAKNSEQQFD; the protein is encoded by the coding sequence ATGGCAAACGTTGTCGGTGTGGCAATGGGATCAATTTCTGATTGGCCAACGATGAAACTGGCTTGTGAACAACTTGAAAGTCTTGGAATCCCTTATGAGAAGCACGTTATCTCAGCTCATCGAATGCCCGATGAACTTCAAGAATTTGGCAAGACAGCTAGGGACAAGGGCATGAAAGTTATCATTGCGGGTGCTGGTGGCGCAGCTCATTTGCCGGGAATGATTGCAGCCAACACGACACTTCCTGTCATTGGAGTTCCGATGAAAACACGAACATTAAATGGTGTTGACTCATTGCTTTCAATTGTCCAGATGCCATTTGGGGCTCCGGTCGCCACCGTCAGTATTGGTGAGGCTGGTGCCAAGAACGCCGCCTTATTGGCAGCTCAAATTTTAGGAACAACTGACTCAGCTATCGCGAAGAAGTTGGCTGATTTAAAAGAAACCCAGAGAGTGGAGGCCAAAAACAGTGAGCAGCAGTTTGATTAA